Proteins from one Nyctibius grandis isolate bNycGra1 chromosome 2, bNycGra1.pri, whole genome shotgun sequence genomic window:
- the RBBP7 gene encoding histone-binding protein RBBP7, producing the protein MASKEVLEDTVEERVISEEYKIWKKNTPFLYDLVMTHALEWPSLTVQWLPDVTRPEGKDYALHWLVLGTHTSDEQNHLVVARVQIPNDDQFDASQYDSEKGEFGGFGSVTGKIETEIKINHEGEVNRARYMPQNPCIIATKTPSADVLVFDYTKHPSKPDPSGECNPDLRLRGHQKEGYGLSWNSNLSGHLLSASDDHTVCLWDVSAVPKEGKIVDAKAIFTGHSAVVEDVAWHLLHESLFGSVADDQKLMIWDTRSNTTSKPSHSVDAHTAEVNCLSFNPYSEFILATGSADKTVALWDLRNLKLKLHSFESHKDEIFQVHWSPHNETILASSGTDRRLNVWDLSKIGEEQSAEDAEDGPPELLFIHGGHTAKISDFSWNPNEPWVICSVSEDNIMQIWQMAENIYNDEEPDITAAELEGQGT; encoded by the exons TGCTGGAGGACACGGTGGAGGAGCGCGTCATCAGCGAGGAGTACAagatctggaagaaaaacaccCCCTTCTTGTATGACCTGGTGATGACACATGCTCTGGAGTGGCCCAGCCTCACCGTGCAGTGGTTGCCTGATGTGACCAg GCCAGAAGGAAAGGATTATGCTCTACACTGGCTGGTTTTGGGGACACACACGTCCGATGAACAGAACCACCTGGTTGTTGCAAGAGTCCAGATTCCCAATGATGATCAGTTTGATGCTTCGCAATATGACAGTGAGAAAGGAG AGTTTGGTGGCTTTGGATCTGTGACTGGCAAAATTGAAACAGAGATTAAAATTAACCATGAAGGCGAAGTAAACCGTGCTCGTTACATGCCGCAGAATCCCTGCATCATTGCTACAAAAACACCCTCTGCTGATGTGTTGGTATTTGACTACACTAAACATCCTTCAAAACCAG ACCCAAGTGGAGAGTGTAATCCTGACCTTAGATTAAGAGGGCACCAGAAGGAAGGATATGGCTTATCATGGAACTCAAATTTGAGTGGACATCTTCTCAGTGCATCAGATGATCAT ACTGTGTGTTTATGGGATGTGAGCGCTGTAccaaaagaaggcaaaattgTTGATGCGAAAGCAATCTTTACTGGGCACTCTGCAGTAGTAGAAGACGTGGCATGGCATCTTCTCCACGAATCTCTGTTTGGATCTGTGGCAGATGATCAGAAGCTTATGAT TTGGGACACAAGATCTAATACTACGTCCAAGCCAAGTCATTCTGTAGATGCTCATACAGCCGAGGTCAACTGTCTGTCCTTCAATCCTTACAGCGAGTTCATTCTAGCAACTGGTTCTGCTGACAAG ACGGTGGCTCTGTGGGATCTTCGAAACTTAAAATTGAAACTCCATTCTTTTGAGTCTCATAAAGATGAAATTTTTCAG GTTCACTGGTCTCCTCATAACGAAACAATTCTTGCTTCAAGTGGTACTGATCGTCGGCTTAATGTGTGGGATCTAAG TAAAATTGGAGAAGAGCAGTCTGCAGAGGATGCAGAAGATGGGCCTCCTGAGCTGCTG TTTATTCATGGAGGACACACTGCCAAAATTTCAGACTTCAGTTGGAATCCTAATGAGCCTTGGGTGATATGTTCTGTATCAGAGGACAACATCATGCAGATATGGCAAATG GCAGAAAACATTTACAACGATGAAGAACCAGATATAACAGCAGCTGAACTGGAGGGTCAAGGAACAtaa